The genomic region cctcaTCTATCTTAACATGATGagtcctacacacacacacatacatatatatatatatatattattataatattaaatttaattgataaaaatacaacaaatataatcaactgacaaatagtatttaaattatatgtcaTTTTGGAATATATTTACTAACTGTCATTCTTTTTACATCAATTATCTCCCATATAAGAAATGTCAACTCAAGACCGTcccttattttaataatgtgtTCCAAACAGGGTTTCAATTGTTAACTATTACATGTTTGGAATGATCTTAGGAACATAAGttgtaactattattttgGAACACCATTTGTAACGATTTTGCCGTGCCAAAATaataacacataaaaaatatgaatcatGATGTCATCGACCTCTTCTCTGTTTTCATGAGTGCTAATACCCGTTCCAATATGACACGGGCTTTGAAATGATCGTAGGATATCAATgccaaattttattgttttttatagtgaaaataaagtaaaaagtctaagaaaaaaactaatattaaagtatttaaaaaataatttaatatttgtaaatttatcaTCAAGATGCGGACATTggtaatttataacttttggtTTAAACTAAACTTTATTTAAGTAGATTAAAAGTACATAGTgtgaataaaaatacttttcttttaaatttatttttaactgaaaaaatgataagtatttatctatttatactaataaaaaaacataaggtataatttatacttaaaGAGTGGTTAGTGATACCGTTGCACCAAGATTTTATGATCctaaaaatatagttcaactcataagataaattttttaatcaacttttcaagttttaatgagttagttttctttctttatttatttattttcttttaagggTTAAATACAGTTTGCACTCCTAAAGTATCCACCTTATATTGATTACCCCCTAAAGTATTAAAAccttcaaaaaaaattcttgatctttgctttttaagtttgaaaagtctattttacccttacaaaAATTGCttggtgaaaaaaaataaagaggtTTTTAAAATGCCAAAATTGCCATTTGTCTAATTCTAGTTTTACTTGTTTAGCgagctctttttattttgtgatccTAAAGTACTtgtatctcattttattttagttttacttgtttgtcaaattaaattgaaaataaatttataaatgtataaaattactatatttacataattatcatatatataaatatatattataaatatgtattaattctatatttcttATTAGTTCATAAGcgcttttgattttattaattgtatatttatttaagtaaatatataaatatatatgcatatataaatatatttttaatttgattttaaaaataagtgaaaattaaaataaaataagctcTAAGTAGTTtagaattatgaaaattaattgtatatattcatcaagctctttttattttagtaatccTAAAATACTTGgagcttattttattttagataattaaaaataaatttatacatgcatatatatttatgtatttacttaaataaatatacaattaataaaatcaaaatggcctatgaactaataaaaaatatggaattaatatattataattttatgtatgtataaatttatttttaatttggtttgacaaacaattaaaactaaaataaaatgagccAGAAGTACGTTATGAATAGAAGATAAAAAGGAACCGATAAACAAGTAAAACTAGAATTAGACAAATGGtgattttgacattttaaaaatctttttatttttttttccacaaaGCAAATTTTGTAAGGAAAAATGgacttttcaaacttaaaaaacaaaGGTTAGTGGAGTTTTCGAAGGTTTTAATACTTTAAGGGTAATTGATATGGAGTGAATACTTTAGAGGTGGTAACtgtatataatctttttttatatataatttattaaatttatatactttactcttatttatactatattttaaaatataaaaattatttattttaatatatagtaacaACTTAGCATGACGGCTAATTTTTGCATGTGGACGGTGAAATTTCTCTCACACAAACATGAAAGACCCACTCTGCCCTTTACCCATCTGACCCACCTGGGTGGATGTACAAATCTGAACAAATCTCACTGAGAAATGGTTCAGACCCGTCGGCCCCCGACCCGGATCCTCACCCTAACACAATCATTTCAGTCCCCAATAAGAGTCGTGTGTTtacatttttatgttttattttttatttttcaatgatGCTTTTGCtgtattgaatttaatttaattttatattctcaAAACTATGAATTTGCTAAGGAGACATTTCattcaacaataaaatataaattaatgattttattCATAAGTTTTGATGCaagcaaaaaaatatggtGTTCAAATccacttaaaataaaaaataatgaactaaatgctagaaaataaaagagtataaataaatgatattcAGAGTATTATTTCTCATATTTCGTGTACAAAAGAGAAGTTGGTATTGAAAGAAAGCTCTCAGTACGAAATTGCGATGTTTCTTTTAGTTAAGGTGGTAGTATGAAGGTGAAAGTGATAGTATGTAGGCTCAAGTCCAAAACATATCATCCTCTCACTGCAGAagctttctatttttaaacaaCCATTAATTGGTTGGAAATTATCACAAATTTGGAGGAGCATGATCTCAAAGTGGTTAGATAAGGTTTGCCCCTCATGGATTAGATGGAGGGTCTCTTGATGGTCGGGGGATATCCCCAGGATTCAGTGAAGGGTTATCTCTTGGCAGTTGAAAATCCATGATTCTCGTGGGATGGTTGGAATCCGCTGTGGATGATTGTATTTTCTAGAGATAAGATTGTCTTCCAAGATTTTCAGGAAAGTGGTTGAGGAAATGCCTTTTTCCCACTGGAGTCCCAGCTTTCAGTGGTAGGTTACTTATGGGGAGGCATCATGTGTCCCCAAGGAGGCTGCTGGTCTTATCTGATTATTGGAggtataaatacaaatatccTATGTGGATGCCATCTAGGTCGCCCGTCGACACCGTATGAGATGGGTCCTTATTTATGGGATTTTAAGTTCTTAAACTTCCTGGAGGCATTCTTGGATCGAAACTCTCTTGAATTTGGGCTAGTTGGACttttttttggctaatttatttttggggaCGCCTACTACTAGACTCCCCAGGGGTATTTTGGGCCCATACCCGAATTGGACCTCTTGGAGGGCACCTTAGGCCTTGTATTCCTTTGGtgtatctttttttcttttggatcattttgatctttttgagTCAGCTCATTTTTAcaaacatcaaatttataatttacagtCGAAACATTCTAATAAtaagaaactaaaattaaatcgTAAAATAAACACTAAGTGATATCATTATTTCTAAACAAagtaacataaataaatatatttctttattatttgcGATAAATAAACCAATAATTTGGGACAGATCCTCGTCAATATTATTGCATCTATATTGTGTAGTATACATCcacatatatctatactaattcaaaaataaaaatacatctCTCACTCATAACTAACGATGTATGTGACACTGTAAtagtaaatttgaaaatattaattatacctttaaatttatactaatataattacatatctaCATTAAAATAGTCCACACGCCAatatactataatattttatccttCACTTTACTCATAGGCTTCCTTTACTTATTGTGATGTGATTGAAAGTTAATTGATTAAGCTTTGATTAATATTAAGATTATTGACTAAGTgacatttttattagttgtttACATTACCTTAGTGAAGCACAACCAATCCTTCATTGTATTGATTCTATGTTTAACTTGTATACTTGTTTTGTGTGATATCTTGTGGAAAAGTCATAAATACCCCTGCAAGAGTCCATATACGTTGGATGTCTCCATTATTCTTTTTTGCCAAAATTCTTTGCTCCAACTTTTCCGTTAGACCACCGCGTTAGAGGCGTTGGTCGCCAGAGTCTAATTTATTGTCACTAGCAAGCAATCAACAACAAaggaaatatttgtttttaaacaaatttaaattcaaaatattttgaaaaattattcttgCCTTAGCCCTTGTCACCAAGGCAACAAATCTCTCTAACCAAAGGTGTCGTCTATTAGTTGGTGGTCCACAATCTGGCAGTGGAAACCAATGCACACGAATCTTGTTCTACAACTTCACacctggaaaaaaaaaaactttccaTTACTTACGATTTTCCTTAAAACATTAACGACAAAAGTGAAATAAAGAATCTGtcaaatagataatattaaaatcccAGTCCGTACGTATTTGCCCAGAAAAAATAACTCTACAACGTCAACTGTGTGTGAAGAAACAAAGAGAGTTCAAAGTGAAGCAtagaaaaatcttttttaatttttttaattttaaaatatattataaaaaaataaaatatataaactacaCATCGCATTTAAAAAAGTAGAAGAAGTAGAAGTAGAAgcgaaagaaaagaaaacaatttaaaaatattattgacacAACAAATTGATGCAATGGTATCACAATCCATTATTTGTGAGCAAATAATATCTTTTCTATCAATGAAGCCCAACTCAATTGGCAAAGTTGAGGTTCTATGACAATTTCATGGGTTCGAATCTCATCAACACGTGgaatgttattatattttgctaGTAGGTGTAATTctgttataataatagttgttaattagatttaattatttgatattaatgatcaatttataattgaatagTTGTGggtaattattagatataaatatttgaggttgaaattattatgattttttttttttgacattaatatagatatatgggCGCGCAGCACTGATGAAGTGAACCAAGTTTCTTGGCGTGGATTATGTAATTTGGGGCCCTAGCACTAGGCCTGTGGCCTCTGAAGTCCTAAATTGAAAATGGGAGAGCCGCCGTACTCATAGAGTTGGATCAAGAGAGTGTTTTCAATCACTTGATATGAGCAGTTATTAGAGCACATCATTAATGTGGCATACCGTGTATTATTTAGAACATGTGTTtaccatatttggagggagCGCAATTTGAGACGGTTCGAGCATATTGAGAGAACTCCAACTATATTAATAACtgtcattataaaaaatgtcagACTACGTATTCTTAGTATTAACTTATCGAGTTCTGTTAGTACTAGTGCACTTTATAGATTGTAGCGTATCCCTTGGCATGTCTAGTGAGAAGCTAGCACCCGAGCACTGTTGTATTATACCTTTATTTACTtctatgaaatttacctttcccccaaaaaaaaaaaaagagttattttaaaataagttgaatAGGATTttgtatttacaattttttatattttaaattgcttaaatgaacttcatttaaataaaaaaaaaagttaattacatttaggtcactttttaaaaatacaaaaattatactttttttcaaaaaatttaaaattacattttcaccTCGTTccagaatttttttgttgaaaactgtcattttttattacaattttgataaaaaatcataatgtcagcaaaaaaataattatataaaattataatttcatcccTAATTCAGCATtctcataataatatttttatacttgtaaccggataatataatatatatatataaagtcaaaaaaaGTATagctataataaaatattatttctgaattataagtataaaaatagttcttgatgaaagaaaaattagatagtcttttgtgtttttattcaCTAATGTATTTCATATGAAGTAACACATATTACTTTGTCAACACTTTAAAAATTAGACACGCTTGCTAGTATCGCTAAATTTAAGGTCAATTTTCCTAGAAGGCAAAATCGGAGAAAATTTGAGATCCGAGGGTTTGAGAAAAAGACCTTAATTAGAATATTATCGATAAAATGCAAAAGTTGATGAGAAAAAAGCTCGTAACTTTTGGTCtatttaaacaatttaaaaacataatatataattattaaaaaaaatcagtatattttcaacaaaaaaactgaTAATCGAGGATGATTGAAGTAGgagtaaatcaaattaaaatttctaattttacatCCTTATCTTCATTAAAATGTAAGCCTATGGCAAAAGCACATAGTATTAATTTGTACATATTAAGGACAGACCTAAAGCCTGCACAAATCAATCAATCCATATGGGACCCCGTCCCCCCTATTTTTCTCCATAATAATGgatcaaaacaaaacaaaatctaTCTAAATCACCTGTTTTTTTGGTACACCCTTTTTCCCTTCTCTAGGCATTACTAGGGAGACCAAAGCACATACATGtatatgttttttataaaattatttttttatttttttattttagaccTATCAATAAACGAGCAAAATCTTGATCTAAGCCCAATTACACTTAATACAGATGTATgtcaattgaaataaatattttgagtatGAATAAGATTCATATCCCGAAATACTTATGAATAtaggtaaaattttaatatcttaaaatatatgttgtcAATTCTTgcaaacatataaacataagGCACTGCATAATTCACTCTAAAGATGGAATAGAATTATTGATTGTTTCGTCGTATTTAACTCTTTGTTGATAACTTAGTTGGAGTGACACAAAAATCCTCtatttcaatatttcatagtaaaaattgatgttatatatatatatatatgtatattaattttccaaaaaatatatttgatgttcatattttaattttagagtatttttacattattcaaTGGAATATGCTTCCCCAGTGATGTGATTACGCCTAGATTCTTCCTGATAGAAGATctacaagacaaaaaaaacATGAGATTCACACTGACAAGGCTCcggttattttattttaaggtaattaaaattgtaatttttttaaaaaataagtaatttattcatttataatatcataaggagttgttcgttttttttttccaatattattttaaataacaacATTGGTTTAAGGtggatgaaatattataattgtgtaaatataaattattagtattataaaaaacaaagcaCGAAATCAGAGAAAACCACATTTGAACTGTGAAAAACAGTCTTTTATTGATTACTAGCAAACGTTAAAGTAAGAGCAAAGTCAACCGGAACATGCAAAAAGCCGACCCTTTTTACCTTCCCAACCCAACCCCCATCAACTGCGCTCACGTATGCTTTGAAACTCaagcaacaaaacaaaactatCATGCGTGTCTTTAGGGGACTGTTGagttatttgaataaaagatttttttatataaaattttgtgttCAAATCTTAAATTTGTGTGCATTGAGTGcgtgaatattaaaaaataaaaaataatacctaTTATCTTGACCAATATATGTCGCGCAACAGCTCCAATTAGCACAAACATATATGTTCGTTTAATTCTACGATTGAACATATACATgcatattcatttaattctacaattaaaatataggtGAATAGCAGTTtatcccctgtgatattgtaaatgagcacattattctcctatgaaaaaaaaaatatagcaatttataaCCCTCTTGTACTTTttgaaatgaagcaatttacctttctgtATCATTTTAGAAATTCTAGGGGgttaaattgttgtattttaaaatatacagaaaggtacactatttattttttcataagaaggtaatttactcatttaatatcataagggagttgcttgcatttttcccttaaatatatatacttaagcATGTCAAGATCTACGCGCTTTTATTTGAGTCGTGGACGATCGAACTTAACTTGATCGAAGACCTTAAATATGGTTGTTGATAACTTGAAAAACGGCTGCATATGctaagattattatttttttgtatatgttcaatcaaaatcaaattaagtaCACCTTTTAAAAAAAGGCTTACGTGTACTCTCAAATTTCATATCTCAATCCAAGAATTTTTACAAGACCTTAATTGAGTATTTTACTATAAGACAACATCCGAAGAATAGGCGGGAGGGCGAAAATCACAATTGCAAAATAacccttttcatttttttttttataagtattcgaacaaaaatcaaattaagtaCACCTTTTGAAAAACTTAATTACAGTTTCgaattttcataaaactaGTATTTATTTTCAGACCAAAGTACACAGTCCGAAATCTCAACCAACGAAAGACGGccaaatcaataatatctatatatgtctaCATAAAAACCATAGTGtacaataaattgaattttttgctGCTTTTGCCCATATAAACCCACACATAAAAGTCCCTTTCACTATACCTATTTTACCACACAGTTACACACACAAGGACAGACATGTTTTAATGTAGTATGTCTCTTTGACTTGGACTCTctcactcacactcacactcacactcactctcacactcacactcacactcacacgcTTGCAAATCAGCATTctcagtaaaaaaaaaaacacaccatCGATCACACTACACGCACTCAATTTTACACCATTTTTTGCTCATCAGGAACGCTAATTCCCATCCCTGCACCACGACCGCCGGCGATGGGCACACTACGCCGCCGCCGTCGACTGTTGCTCTCCAGCGCCACCGTGGCTTTCCTCCTCCTAATTGCGTCAGTCTCGGCTCTTGCCCACAACCCAACTCGCCATTTCCTCAGTAAGTAACTAAAATAACTGtagttttctgaaaaaaagGGTTGAATTTGCTAACACACAGCTTTGGCTGATCATTTTCGTGCAGGTGTTGGAGTGAGGAAGATTAGGGAGGAGGTGGCGGCCGAGGGGTTGATGGCACGGCGGCGACTCGGGGGGCCGGGGTCGTCGCCGCCGACATGCAGATCCAAGTGCGGGAGGTGCGCACCATGTAAACCGGTTCACGTGCCGATTCAACCCGGGTTCAGTATGCCATTGGAGTACTATCCAGAGGCCTGGAGATGCAAGTGCGGAGACAAGCTCTTCATgccttagaaaattaaaaaaaaaaaaaaaaggagaaattttcagtgaaaatcttttcttttctctttttttttttgtaattttgtactattttggggaattattattattaattttgctatatagatataataataatgcagAAACACAGAGTGTAGTACAGTAGTGTTGATGAGATAACAAACTGTTCAGTGGTTCAGACTTTGAGAAgcctttcaattttctttctgtttttttaattaaaaaaattaaatttctttttattttgctatCTTACAATTTGCATAGTTTTCAGTTCTTGgtgggtatttttttttttaatattggaaGAGA from Sesamum indicum cultivar Zhongzhi No. 13 linkage group LG3, S_indicum_v1.0, whole genome shotgun sequence harbors:
- the LOC105158403 gene encoding EPIDERMAL PATTERNING FACTOR-like protein 4, translating into MGTLRRRRRLLLSSATVAFLLLIASVSALAHNPTRHFLSVGVRKIREEVAAEGLMARRRLGGPGSSPPTCRSKCGRCAPCKPVHVPIQPGFSMPLEYYPEAWRCKCGDKLFMP